From Deltaproteobacteria bacterium, one genomic window encodes:
- a CDS encoding nucleotide sugar dehydrogenase — protein MAEKRKIGVIGLGYVGLPLAVAFGDCFPVVGYDRDRRRVNDLLEGRDRTNEITTEKLTQSKITFTSDPNDLATVNFFVVTVPTPIDDAKRPDLSCLVSASETVGARLKKGDIVVYESTVYPGVTEEECIPVLERTSGLKAGSDFFVGYSPERVNPGDKERTLTRVLKIISAQNEETLAVMNAVYGQVIKAGLYQAPSIKVAEAAKVIENIQRDLNIALMNEIAVICHRLGIDTAEVLRAAGTKWNFLSFSPGLVGGHCIGVDPYYLTHKAEILGYHPQVILSGRRINDSMGIYIVQQAVKKMIQNNHSVNGHRALVLGLTFKEDVPDLRNSRVPEMIKELQSFGLEVDVYDPLADPEEAFEHYGVRLEQNLDKKKGYALFLVAVAHKPFKGMKASVIKQMAASQAVVVDVKNLFSKEDFVGTGLNYWRI, from the coding sequence ATGGCAGAAAAGCGAAAAATCGGTGTCATCGGACTGGGGTATGTTGGGTTACCACTTGCGGTTGCCTTTGGGGACTGTTTCCCGGTGGTTGGTTACGATCGGGATCGACGTCGTGTGAATGACCTCCTTGAGGGGCGTGATCGTACTAATGAAATTACAACGGAGAAACTGACCCAGTCAAAAATAACCTTTACAAGTGACCCGAATGATCTGGCGACGGTCAACTTTTTTGTGGTTACCGTCCCAACCCCTATTGATGACGCCAAGAGACCAGATCTCTCCTGCCTTGTCTCCGCCTCGGAGACCGTCGGTGCCAGACTCAAAAAGGGAGATATCGTTGTTTATGAATCAACTGTTTATCCCGGTGTGACGGAAGAGGAATGTATTCCTGTTCTGGAAAGAACCTCGGGTCTCAAGGCCGGTTCCGATTTCTTTGTCGGCTATTCTCCGGAACGGGTCAATCCCGGAGACAAGGAGAGGACCCTTACACGCGTTTTGAAGATCATCTCCGCCCAGAATGAGGAGACGCTAGCGGTCATGAATGCGGTCTATGGGCAGGTGATCAAGGCGGGTCTGTATCAGGCCCCCAGCATTAAGGTGGCGGAGGCGGCCAAGGTGATTGAAAATATCCAGCGTGATCTGAACATCGCCTTGATGAATGAGATCGCCGTAATCTGCCATCGTTTGGGTATTGATACCGCCGAGGTTTTAAGGGCGGCGGGGACGAAATGGAATTTTCTATCTTTTTCACCAGGGCTGGTTGGTGGCCACTGCATCGGCGTTGACCCCTACTACCTTACCCATAAGGCCGAGATCCTCGGTTATCATCCACAGGTCATCCTGTCGGGGCGTAGGATCAATGATTCTATGGGGATCTACATCGTTCAGCAGGCGGTCAAGAAGATGATCCAGAATAATCATTCGGTGAATGGTCATCGAGCCCTCGTGCTTGGCCTGACCTTTAAGGAGGATGTCCCGGACCTTCGAAACAGCCGTGTTCCGGAAATGATCAAGGAGCTTCAATCGTTTGGGCTTGAGGTTGATGTCTATGACCCGCTGGCGGATCCGGAAGAGGCCTTTGAACATTATGGTGTCCGCCTGGAACAAAATCTCGACAAGAAGAAGGGGTATGCCCTTTTTCTCGTGGCGGTCGCTCATAAGCCGTTTAAGGGGATGAAGGCATCCGTCATTAAGCAGATGGCGGCTTCTCAGGCGGTTGTTGTCGATGTAAAGAATCTCTTTTCGAAAGAGGATTTTGTGGGCACGGGACTCAACTACTGGAGAATTTAA
- a CDS encoding winged helix-turn-helix transcriptional regulator: MNSEHLNGKEIIVLNLLSGDSLASQRQISGRTGFSLGLVNSTIKNLIRAGFLKVAKLNSKKLRYLLTEEGSNLHARRSYNLVVSAIRQYQQIREQLQKQLIILYNQGHTDFILHGNQEISEVIRPIIQEELSNKVSFRTEASPHDEKSILLKFFGEKSPPDFKGQVVEIRLEVQP; this comes from the coding sequence GTGAATTCAGAACATTTGAACGGAAAAGAAATCATAGTCTTGAACCTTCTCTCGGGTGACTCTCTGGCATCCCAAAGGCAGATTTCCGGACGGACCGGTTTTTCGCTCGGGCTTGTCAACTCGACCATAAAAAACTTGATCAGGGCAGGGTTTCTCAAGGTTGCGAAACTAAACAGTAAAAAGCTTCGTTATCTCCTGACCGAAGAGGGCTCAAATCTTCATGCCAGGCGTTCGTATAACCTGGTCGTTTCAGCAATAAGGCAATATCAACAAATTCGGGAACAACTACAAAAACAACTTATAATTCTTTATAATCAGGGCCATACCGATTTCATCCTCCATGGAAATCAGGAGATTTCTGAGGTTATAAGACCGATCATACAGGAAGAGTTGTCGAACAAGGTCTCTTTTCGTACCGAGGCCTCTCCTCATGATGAAAAAAGTATCCTGCTCAAGTTTTTTGGCGAAAAATCTCCACCTGATTTTAAGGGGCAGGTGGTTGAAATCCGCCTTGAGGTTCAACCATGA
- a CDS encoding SDR family oxidoreductase — protein sequence MSNPFSLEGKVILISGGSGLLGSSLVSAFQEQGGRVIVFDLKEGKSSTVCYYECDVTDAKSIQKAVQKAIKDEERIDVLVNSAYPHNRNWGKIFEEISREDWSENVDGHLGGYFQLTQEVVREMKKQKRGSIIQVGSIYGMVGPDFSIYEGTSMTMPAEYAAIKGGLTTLTRYLATYLARFNIRVNMVSPGGIYSGQPESFVKNYEKRVPLGRMATPEDICGAVLFLSSDAARYITGQNLAVDGGWTAW from the coding sequence ATGTCTAATCCTTTCAGTCTGGAGGGGAAGGTCATCCTGATCTCGGGTGGATCTGGCTTGCTCGGTTCTTCGCTCGTGAGTGCCTTTCAGGAACAGGGTGGGCGCGTCATTGTTTTTGACCTGAAAGAGGGGAAGAGTTCCACTGTCTGCTACTATGAATGCGACGTGACAGATGCGAAGAGCATTCAAAAGGCCGTCCAGAAGGCGATAAAAGATGAAGAGAGGATTGATGTGCTCGTTAATTCGGCCTATCCCCACAACAGAAACTGGGGGAAAATTTTTGAGGAGATCAGCCGCGAAGACTGGTCTGAAAACGTCGATGGGCATTTGGGGGGCTATTTTCAACTCACGCAGGAGGTTGTTCGTGAGATGAAGAAGCAGAAGAGGGGAAGCATCATACAGGTAGGTTCCATTTATGGCATGGTCGGTCCCGATTTTTCCATTTATGAAGGGACAAGTATGACGATGCCGGCCGAATATGCGGCGATCAAGGGAGGGCTAACGACTTTAACGCGCTATCTGGCAACTTACCTGGCTCGCTTTAACATCCGCGTCAATATGGTTTCCCCGGGTGGTATCTATAGTGGTCAACCGGAGTCGTTTGTAAAAAATTATGAGAAGAGGGTTCCGTTGGGCAGAATGGCAACTCCCGAAGATATTTGTGGAGCGGTTCTTTTTCTCTCAAGCGATGCGGCCCGTTACATAACGGGTCAGAATTTGGCCGTCGATGGCGGATGGACCGCCTGGTAA